The proteins below come from a single Vanacampus margaritifer isolate UIUO_Vmar chromosome 10, RoL_Vmar_1.0, whole genome shotgun sequence genomic window:
- the sash3 gene encoding SAM and SH3 domain-containing protein 3, giving the protein MCSTGSEDTSHVTCPFSGNSDRQSLDSGYCQRDSMKLEENLASFNGPFCGRAVAHTDFTPSPYDVESLKLQKGDIIHIIEKPPVGTWTGKLNHKVGSFKFIYVNLLPNESPPARRRRCDSKTNKNKSKPSTLEEVLDCIGLMELSSLLSMHGFQNLDDFTGLKESHLNELNITDPDQRAKILSAADLLRDSEDESSAEEKEEEAEDRPKEDAKEPRDSGCFESSEQLDVRPDEAKREEERQNVQSKTSKETEEKMIDDVQQQMQELSMQEAC; this is encoded by the exons ATGTGCTCCACAGGCTCCGAAGACACCAGTCATGTCACCTGCCCCTTTTCTGGCA ACAGCGACAGACAGAGCCTTGACAGCGGTTACTGTCAGAGGGACAGCATGAAACTAGAGGAGAATTTGGCCTCATTCAACGGACCCTTCTGTGGCCGCGCGGTGGCGCACACTGACTTCACTCCCAGTCCTTACGATGTGGAGTCCCTGAAACTTCAG AAAGGAGACATCATCCACATCATCGAGAAGCCTCCCGTGGGCACTTGGACGGGAAAACTCAACCACAAGGTGGGCTCCTTTAAGTTCATCTACGTCAATCTCCTGCCCAACGAAAGCCCCCCGGCCAGGCGAAGACGTTGTGACAgcaaaaccaacaaaaacaagtcCAAACCATCCACACTGGAGGAGGTCCTGGACTGCATCGGTCTGATG GAGTTGTCTTCCTTGCTGTCCATGCATGGATTTCAGAACCTGGATGACTTTACAGGCCTGAAGGAGTCTCACCTCAATGAGCTGAACATCACAGACCCGGATCAACGCGCCAAGATCCTGAGTGCTGCCGACCTGCTCCGAGACT ctgaagatgaatccagtgctgaggagaaggaagaggaggCTGAGGACAGACCCAAGGAGGACGCCAAGGAGCCGAGGGATTCGGGTTGTTTTGAGAGCTCGGAGCAGCTTGATGTGAGGCCTGACGAGGCCAAACGGGAAGAGGAGCGTCAGAATGTCCAGTCGAAAACCAGCAAGGAGACGGAAGAGAAGATGATTGACGATGTCCAACAACAAATGCAAGAACTGAGTATGCAAGAAGCATGTTGA